The following DNA comes from Minwuia thermotolerans.
GCCGTGCCGGGGCCGGCTCTGACATTCACCTTCGATGCGGTAACCCGATAGCGGGCGGTGTCGCTCAGCTGCGATGCGGGCGTCTCTGCCGGGGGGGAGGAGGCGGGCGATGTCGCTGTCTCGGTCGCGCTGCCCGGCGAGGATGCGGATGTCGTTGCCTCAGCAGCGGACATATCGGCAGATTCGCTCGCCGTGGCTGTGACGCCGACCGATTCGCCCGGAGGCGGCACGCTCTCGAGCGCGGGTGAGGCGCGAAGATCCGAATCGCCGCTCAAGACTTCAATGCAGGACGCCTCCGGCGTGCGTATGCAGGCTTCCGGTTCGATCCAGCCATAGGCGACGGTGACGCCATCTTCGCCGGGTTGCGCCACCTGAAAAAAATATCGGCCCGCAAAATCGGATTCCGTGATCGAGACGACTTCCTTGCCGGTCCCGAGTTTGGCGCGCTTCGCCAGAAGG
Coding sequences within:
- a CDS encoding SH3 domain-containing protein; amino-acid sequence: MKYLQYSIVIIAAAVLMYLGFEAQKQFRNTLEKNEVRNLLAKRAKLGTGKEVVSITESDFAGRYFFQVAQPGEDGVTVAYGWIEPEACIRTPEASCIEVLSGDSDLRASPALESVPPPGESVGVTATASESADMSAAEATTSASSPGSATETATSPASSPPAETPASQLSDTARYRVTASKVNVRAGPGTAYEVVDVMTPEATFVILETSDDWSKVADDGPGNPVEGWIWSELITDAE